One window of Arthrobacter oryzae genomic DNA carries:
- the secA gene encoding preprotein translocase subunit SecA produces MASLIEKLLRTGDKKTLRQLRNYADSINALESSFQTFTDAELREETDRLRGRHQDGEKLDDLLPEAFAAVREASSRTLGMRHFDVQLMGGAALHLGNIAEMKTGEGKTLVATAPAYLNALAGNGVHVITVNDYLAEYQSDLMGRVYRFLGLTSGCILSNQDPAVRREQYAADITYGTNNEFGFDYLRDNMAWDKSELVQRGHHFAIVDEVDSILIDEARTPLIISGPAQGDTNRWYSEFARVVLRLKPETDYEVDEKKRTVGVLEAGIEKVEDYLGIHNLYESANTPLIGFLNNAIKAKELFKRDKDYVILDGEVLIVDEHTGRILAGRRYNEGMHQAIEAKEGVEIKAENQTLATVTLQNYFRMYDKLSGMTGTAETEAAEFMGTYKLGVVAIPTNRDMQRIDQSDLVYKNEAVKFDAVVKDIAERHEKGQPVLVGTTSVEKSEYLSRLLAKEGIRHEVLNAKNHAREAAIVAQAGRKGAVTVATNMAGRGTDIMLGGNAEFTAVAELAAKGLDPEENSEEYEAAWPAAFEAAKQAVKDEHEEVLNLGGLYVLGTERHESRRIDNQLRGRSGRQGDPGESRFYLSLTDDLMRLFNSGAAERLMNSSVPDDVALESKLVSRAIASAQGQVEGRNAEQRKNVLKYDDVLNRQREAIYGDRRRILEGDDLHEKVQFFLEDTITALIDEATAEGTGDDWDFNQLWTNLKTLYPVSVTSHDVIDEAGGKSRITVDFLKEEILSDARLVYQAREQAIGSESMRELERRVVLSVIGRKWQEHLYEMDYLKEGIGLRAMAQRDPLVEYQREGFIMFQAMMEAIREESVGFLFNLEVEVTRAEDVVVADGAGEHTEHHEPQIRAAGLEAPEKPAQLQYTAPGEDGASQTRVEARSSGRSGNPAKAAAQDGARKPAPKKKKR; encoded by the coding sequence GTGGCATCACTTATCGAAAAACTTCTCCGTACGGGTGACAAAAAAACCCTGAGGCAACTGAGGAACTATGCCGATTCCATCAATGCCCTGGAGAGCTCTTTCCAGACCTTCACGGACGCCGAACTGCGCGAAGAAACCGACCGGCTCCGGGGACGCCACCAAGACGGCGAAAAGTTGGATGACCTCCTGCCGGAGGCCTTCGCCGCCGTCCGTGAAGCGTCCTCACGAACACTGGGAATGCGCCACTTTGACGTCCAGCTGATGGGTGGCGCCGCCCTGCACCTCGGCAACATCGCCGAAATGAAGACCGGTGAAGGCAAGACGCTCGTGGCCACTGCTCCGGCCTACCTCAACGCCCTCGCCGGCAACGGCGTCCACGTCATCACCGTGAACGACTACCTCGCCGAATACCAGTCAGACCTAATGGGCCGCGTCTACCGCTTCCTCGGCCTGACCAGCGGTTGCATCCTGTCCAACCAGGACCCCGCTGTGCGCCGCGAACAGTACGCGGCAGACATCACTTACGGCACCAACAACGAATTCGGCTTCGACTACCTGCGCGACAACATGGCGTGGGACAAGTCGGAACTCGTCCAGCGCGGCCACCATTTCGCGATCGTTGACGAAGTTGACTCCATCCTCATTGACGAGGCCCGCACCCCGCTCATCATTTCCGGTCCGGCCCAGGGCGACACGAACCGCTGGTACAGCGAGTTCGCCAGAGTGGTCCTGCGGCTCAAGCCCGAGACAGACTACGAGGTTGACGAGAAGAAGCGCACCGTGGGTGTGCTCGAGGCAGGCATCGAGAAGGTTGAGGACTACCTCGGCATCCACAACCTCTACGAGTCGGCCAACACTCCGCTGATCGGCTTCCTTAACAACGCCATCAAGGCCAAGGAACTCTTCAAGCGGGACAAGGACTACGTCATCCTCGACGGCGAAGTGCTGATCGTTGATGAGCACACGGGCCGCATCCTGGCGGGTCGGCGCTACAACGAGGGCATGCACCAGGCGATCGAGGCCAAGGAAGGCGTCGAGATCAAGGCGGAGAACCAGACCCTCGCCACGGTGACGCTGCAGAACTACTTCCGTATGTACGACAAGCTTTCCGGCATGACGGGTACTGCGGAGACCGAAGCCGCAGAGTTCATGGGCACCTACAAGCTCGGAGTGGTGGCCATTCCCACCAACCGGGACATGCAGCGCATCGACCAGTCGGACCTCGTCTACAAGAACGAGGCCGTCAAGTTCGACGCCGTCGTCAAGGACATTGCTGAACGGCATGAAAAGGGCCAGCCGGTCCTGGTGGGAACCACCAGCGTGGAAAAGAGCGAATACCTCTCCCGGCTGCTGGCCAAGGAAGGCATCCGGCACGAGGTCCTGAACGCGAAGAACCACGCCCGGGAAGCCGCGATCGTCGCGCAGGCGGGCCGTAAGGGCGCCGTGACCGTAGCCACGAACATGGCCGGTCGCGGCACCGACATCATGCTGGGCGGAAACGCTGAATTCACCGCGGTAGCCGAGCTGGCGGCCAAGGGACTGGATCCGGAGGAGAACTCGGAAGAGTACGAGGCCGCGTGGCCTGCGGCCTTCGAAGCGGCCAAACAGGCTGTCAAGGATGAGCACGAGGAAGTCCTGAACCTGGGCGGCCTGTACGTCCTGGGCACCGAACGCCACGAGTCCCGCCGCATCGACAACCAGCTCCGGGGACGTTCCGGACGCCAGGGGGATCCCGGCGAGTCCCGGTTCTACCTGTCCTTGACCGATGACCTGATGCGCCTCTTCAATTCGGGCGCAGCCGAACGGCTCATGAACAGTTCCGTTCCGGACGACGTCGCGCTGGAATCCAAGCTGGTATCCAGGGCCATCGCCTCGGCCCAGGGCCAGGTCGAAGGCCGCAACGCGGAACAGCGCAAGAACGTCCTCAAGTACGACGACGTCCTCAACCGCCAGCGCGAAGCCATCTATGGGGACCGCCGCCGCATCCTCGAGGGCGACGACCTCCACGAGAAGGTTCAGTTCTTCCTGGAGGACACCATCACGGCCCTCATTGACGAAGCGACGGCCGAAGGCACCGGGGACGACTGGGACTTCAACCAGCTCTGGACGAACCTGAAGACGCTTTACCCCGTGAGCGTCACATCCCACGACGTCATCGACGAAGCTGGCGGGAAATCCCGGATCACAGTGGACTTCCTGAAGGAAGAGATTCTTTCCGACGCCCGCCTGGTCTACCAGGCCAGGGAACAGGCCATCGGCTCCGAGAGCATGCGCGAACTGGAACGCCGCGTTGTGCTGTCCGTGATCGGCCGGAAGTGGCAGGAACATCTCTACGAAATGGACTACCTGAAGGAAGGTATCGGCCTGCGGGCCATGGCACAGCGTGATCCGCTCGTGGAGTACCAGCGGGAGGGATTCATCATGTTCCAGGCCATGATGGAGGCGATCCGCGAAGAAAGTGTGGGCTTCCTGTTCAACCTTGAGGTCGAAGTGACTCGCGCGGAGGACGTTGTGGTTGCCGACGGCGCCGGGGAACACACGGAGCACCATGAGCCGCAGATCCGGGCGGCCGGGCTGGAAGCTCCGGAAAAGCCTGCCCAGCTGCAGTACACGGCACCGGGCGAAGACGGCGCCAGCCAGACGCGCGTTGAGGCCAGGTCGTCGGGACGTTCAGGCAATCCGGCGAAGGCGGCGGCCCAGGACGGAGCCCGGAAGCCGGCTCCGAAGAAGAAAAAGCGCTAG